The following are encoded together in the Coffea arabica cultivar ET-39 chromosome 1c, Coffea Arabica ET-39 HiFi, whole genome shotgun sequence genome:
- the LOC113739579 gene encoding probable transcription factor KAN4, with protein sequence MAAKGNDTKKLHTSDRQLQVAENTRKPRIRWTAGLHNCFVKAVDRLGGPFEATPKEIMMQMDIPEVATSHIKSHLQKYRLRMGCNIGTAADSTVARKAATNTMIEADDSTSPAGWHTNEAIQMMQAQRAKFEGNRKICKEEKNLDNVEQHQVQCTGDKNFHTSTGHQRGKGKKRAEDEDVFHLERQNGQEKQSDHHHQRPLFNLNAPALDEHEPGRDCEISFHQPL encoded by the exons ATGGCAGCCAAAGGGAACGACACCAAGAAACTACACACTAGCGATCGACAGTTGCAAGTTGCCGAGAATACCAGGAAACCAAGGATAAGATGGACTGCAGGGCTCCATAATTGCTTTGTTAAAGCTGTTGATCGACTCGGTGGACCATTTG AAGCGACTCCAAAAGAAATCATGATGCAGATGGACATTCCTGAGGTTGCCACAAGCCATATAAAAAGCCATCTTCAG AAGTACAGGCTGAGAATGGGTTGCAATATTGGGACGGCAGCTGATAGCACAGTTGCAAGGAAAG CTGCAACAAACACCATGATTGAAGCAGATGATAGTACAAGTCCTGCTGGGTGGCACACAAATGA AGCCATCCAAATGATGCAAGCACAAAGGGCTAAGTTTGAAGGGAATAGAAAAATCTGCAAGGAGGAGAAG AATTTAGACAATGTGGAACAACATCAAGTACAATGTACTGGGGACAAAAACTTCCATACAAGCACCGGACATCaaagaggaaaagggaaaaagagagcAGAAGATGAGGATGTTTTCCATTTGGAAAGACAAAATGGGCAGGAGAAGCAAAGTGATCATCATCACCAACGTCCATTATTCAACTTGAATGCTCCTGCTTTGGATGAACATGAGCCAGGCCGGGATTGTGAAATCAGCTTCCATCAGCCATTGTGA